The Spirochaetales bacterium DNA segment CGTTATCCTCGAGTCTGTCAAGCTGTTCGATAAAAGCGTCGACTGTGTCCGACGTGAAGGTGAAATCGGTATAACGCTTCCCCATGTTCCGTATCTCCCGGACCGCGGCAAGCCGTTCTTCGAGTTCGTCGGCCGGGGGAATAAGCTGCGAGATGGAACTCACCTCCGCAACGAGTTTTTCGTCCTCGAGTTTTTCCGTCAACTCGCGAGCCTCTTCGATACTCTCCGCGATATACATTGACGCGAACGGATTGATATCGTACTTGTCGATGATCTTTCTGTACTGGACGATCGATTGCATATCCTGCGGCTCCAGTTTCAGAATGTCGTATTCGTATTCGTTGAGGAAGACGGCTGAAAGGACGAATCCGGCGGTGAGGATGAGACTGACGGCAAGGGCGGTCCATCTGTGTTTGAAGATCGATTTTCCGATCGATCCGAGAAAGTCGAAATCGATCTTGGGGATTTTCGTTTTTTCGAATTCCTTTTTCTTCCCGAACCAGAGGAGCAGTGAGGGGAGGATAAAGATCATCGCGATGAGGCACATGATAATGCCGATTCCCATGACGATACCGAACTGCGCAAAGGCCTTTGTCCCCGTTGCGGCAAGAACGAAGAACCCGATCGCCGTGGTCAGCGCGGCAAGGATAATGCCGAGACCCGCTTTTCTGAATGTACTGGTGATCGCGTCCTTCGAGTCGAGACCATCGGCCCGGTAGGTATTGAAGTTGGCAATGATCTGGATGCCGTAGTCGACGCCGAGTCCGATAAGAAGAACGGACATCATGCTGGTGAGGATGTTGACGACACCGATGGTGACTCCCAGCACCCCGAAACTGAATATTATCCCGATAACCAGGGAGATGACGACAAAGAGAATCGCGCGAATCTGTTTGAACGAAAAGATGAAAAGCACGAGAATGAGAAGGAGCGCCACGTAAGCGGGAACGGTCATGTCCATACTCAAGGCATCCTGTTCGTCCCCCTGGACCGCGATATCACCGGTATAACCGACCGCGAGTCCCGGGAAATCCATTTGAACCGTTTTCCTTATCGCCTTTATTTCACTCATCATCTCTTTTATCTTCTCGATCTCGATGGCATTGAAATCCGGAGAAATGGTGAACATAAGCATAGTATTGTCGTAGTTGAATCCGTACTCGTCGCCATAGAGAAAGCTTTCCGCCAGTATATTCCCTTCTCGCTCGAGCGTATCGTCGTTTCCGGCGGGCTCCGATATGTATTCCCTCAACAGGGTAAAGAATGTCTGGAGTTGGTTCAGCATGCCCACAGCCTCGTTCTCCTGCTTCCTTGTGTCGATTTCCTCCTCCGCCTCTTCTCCGGTATATGTTTCTTCAAAGGAATCGTTTAATGAGGTGATAAAAGGAAGCAGGTTGAGTTCCCTGAATGAGTCCTCCGTTTTTTCGAGATCCTCCGCTTTCTGGAGGAGAAGGCCCCACTCGCGGATGAATGACCTGTCCATTTTGAGATTGATGCTTCTGATGTTTTTCATCAGGCTTTCACTGTTTCTCACTTCTGAAGCGAATCGTTCGGCCGCCGTCGCCATGGCGGCCTTGTCCGTTCCCTCGAAGGTGATCATGATCATGGAACCACCGGAAAAGAGTTCGTCGAGCTCCGTATACATTTTAATTTTCGGATTGTTTTCCGGCATCATGTCCTTCAATTCGGTTTTGAGTTCGAGGTTCATTGCGGCCAGGATTGAAAGTACGATAAGTGCCCCCGCGATAAACGGGATGATTTTATGGTATTTGACAACAATATTGCCAAGAAAACCCATAATGCGTTCTTCTGCTTTCATAGATACCTCCTTGTCTTTTTACGTCGACACCAACATCGCCTGGTATTTAAGATTTTTTTCACAGGCAATTGTTTTCGACAAATTGTCCTATTGTATTAGTACAATAAAAATATAATACATTAGTACAATTGTGTCAAACATTTTTTTTAAAAAATGATGATTTTCATACAGGATATGATACAATAAAATGGAATTTACGTTTGTAGCAGGTAAAGGAGAATGTATATGAAAATGAAAACGTTTTTTATCTTTTCTGTTTTCACCATGATTATGCTTCAATCTGCCGCTGCGGACGGCGGATTTTTCATCGAATTGATCGAACAAGGAGAGGCAAGCAGGCCTATAACAGAACACGCCCAACGTGCTTTTCTCTATTATGATGAATCGAATGGACTCGAGAGACTTGTGGTCGAAGCGAAAACGGAGTGGATACGGGGAAGCTTTGCCTGGTTCATCCCGATTCCATATGTCCCTTCTGATTTCAGTCAATATATATACGATCATGTCGATGAGGTTCTCGGCGGTGGAACGGAGTTCGACCGCCTGAACGATTTCTCCGCCCCCGTTCTCACATTGAAGACATACAGAAGAGAATATTCCGGGGGTATGAGTTATACTGTTTTCAGTTGTTTTGTTTCATCCGCATCCATGGATGCGGATGGCCGTGTTTCGGATTCGGAGACAGAGGAAACGGGGATCGATGATATACTCTGGTCGGAGAAGGTGACGGAAAACCTCTCTTTTTATCTGGTTTCCGGAACGGTTGATCAGATATCCGGATGGTTTCCGGATCATTCCTTCGGCTTTCTGCCCGATGAATACAGGGATGTGTTCGGTCATTACGAACGAGAGGACGGCTTCAGTATTCTCCTGATCACGGGCCGTGAAAACACCGGGTCGGCTTTCCATAGCGGCGTCAGTGTCACCTTCCCTGCCGAAGAAGCTTTTTTTCCAATGAAGGTTTCCGGTCCCGGGTCGGGCGAAACACTCGATCTTCTTCTTTATATCTGTTCCGATATACCTATTGAACCCGCAGGCGAGGTCAGGGATTACCGGGCGGAAA contains these protein-coding regions:
- a CDS encoding MMPL family transporter; its protein translation is MKAEERIMGFLGNIVVKYHKIIPFIAGALIVLSILAAMNLELKTELKDMMPENNPKIKMYTELDELFSGGSMIMITFEGTDKAAMATAAERFASEVRNSESLMKNIRSINLKMDRSFIREWGLLLQKAEDLEKTEDSFRELNLLPFITSLNDSFEETYTGEEAEEEIDTRKQENEAVGMLNQLQTFFTLLREYISEPAGNDDTLEREGNILAESFLYGDEYGFNYDNTMLMFTISPDFNAIEIEKIKEMMSEIKAIRKTVQMDFPGLAVGYTGDIAVQGDEQDALSMDMTVPAYVALLLILVLFIFSFKQIRAILFVVISLVIGIIFSFGVLGVTIGVVNILTSMMSVLLIGLGVDYGIQIIANFNTYRADGLDSKDAITSTFRKAGLGIILAALTTAIGFFVLAATGTKAFAQFGIVMGIGIIMCLIAMIFILPSLLLWFGKKKEFEKTKIPKIDFDFLGSIGKSIFKHRWTALAVSLILTAGFVLSAVFLNEYEYDILKLEPQDMQSIVQYRKIIDKYDINPFASMYIAESIEEARELTEKLEDEKLVAEVSSISQLIPPADELEERLAAVREIRNMGKRYTDFTFTSDTVDAFIEQLDRLEDNVIEIGQLSVAGLGEENKIVKKRDRMIREILGAEVGEPGDEVFQKLIALLREDKTKAAERLTAIDGFFAEAMDSLVSEMADIPADTTQQDILNALPEEYKKGFFDKSGTKNLITIYPGQKLFENLKNMERFNDRMARISPKITGTVQISIEWMKEFNEATPKAMLFIFLAVLLFLVLTFRNLKYTIFASIPLVVGMIWMLGMYPLFGFKLNMVNVLVIPLIIGMGIDFGIHIAHRYMMEEDIETTYRYTGKGVLLSALTTMIGFGSLGLIGNFPSISTMGSILFFGITACLLTTLIILPALLSFIKTKHPSGRGPARPAVTAKNTKT